A stretch of DNA from Maridesulfovibrio ferrireducens:
TCAACCGTTCCGGATAGATATATTTTAAAAAAAGCCACTCTAGCGGGAATATAATAAATTGCAAAATTCCTTCAAAAAGATAGCGGTCAGAAGCCCAGTTCATATCCGCAAGCATCGCCATCATTCCTGTAAGAAGCGGGTGCAGAACGCCTAATCCTGCGCCGCAAAGGAGAGCAAACATAAAACTCTGCACATCAAAGAACATGGCTCCGCAACGATAAACAACATAGATGGAAGAATACCAGAGAAGAGAGTAACCGAAAGGCAGACCGCCTGCCCCTTCCTGTATTAAAGACCACACAAGAATCAACCAGAAAAATAAAGTTTTCTTTTCCATCTGAATACAAAGCAAAAGACCCGGAGCGAGAAAATCTACCCCGGGCACAATTCTCTGTGCCCAGATTCCGACAACCGTAAAAGCCGCCCACCAAAAAAAAGAAAACATACTAATTCCCTTCCGGTGAAGTTGAATTATCCGCAACATTTCTATGAAGCAGAAGAACTTCTTCTGTATTCTCCATATCAACCAGCGGAACAGCTTCAACCTTAAGGAATAATGAAATATCAGACCGTTCAACTGATACGACTTTTGCAATAGGAAGTCCGGGAGGATAAAGCCCAGCCAGACCAGATGTAACAAGGATTTCTCCCTCTGAAACAGGAGCATTAAGCTTCATGTACTTTACATTCAGAGTTTCACTTTCCCCACTGCCCACCAGCAAACCGGTAGATCTGTGAAGTTGCCCTCTGACTGAAATTCTGCTGTTAAGATCAGTGATCAACAAAGCTTTAGAGGAGGAAAGGCCGGGCTGTACAACTCTGCCTACGACCCCGAGAGGCGTCAGCACAGGAGTGTCGGCAACTACGCCGGAGATAGCACCCTTACTCAGTATAATAGAATCCAGAGCGGCAGAAGGGCCCATTCTATGGGCAATGACTCTTGCTCCGTCGACGTACCAACCCTCTTCCGGTGAAAATTTGAGTAGTTCCTGAAACCTTTCAGCTTCTTCAGCTTTTTCTCTAAGCGTCATAATTTCAAGACGCATTAAATTATTTTGAGAACTCAGCTGATCATTCTGCTCCTTCAACCCGACGAGATAAATATACCTGTCCCAGAAACCCACAGACCTGTCGAGAACCCATTCTCCGGGCCATAAGGACCACTTAACAATTTCAAGCCCTGTATAATCCGCTAAACGATCGAGTTGCCCTGATCGCAGATTCCACGAATAAAGGCTGAGGTAGATAAATAAGCCTACGATGATGGCTATAGCGGTACGCTTGAGCTTCAAACTAAATCCTCTAACTTACATAAAGGGATCGAACCAAACACATGACACTGTTTATTGAAAATTGATTAAGCAAAAAAAATTGCCGCCGACTGACACAGCACAGCATATTTCTAAGTGCATAGTTTTGACGAATTCACCACCGTCGAAACTATGCACTTAGCAAGAAAAAATGCACTCTCTGTTAATCCACCGCAAAAAATGAAGCTAATCGATTGTAACTTCTTTATAAATATCCAGATGCTCGAGAGCCTTTCCAGAACCGATAACTACAGCATTTAGAGGATTATCGACAACAGTAATAGGAAGGTGAGTTTCCTGACTGAGCAGTTGATCTAAGCCCTTAAGCAAAGCTCCGCCGCCAGTCAGCACAATACCTCTATCAACTATGTCCGCAGCAAGCTCAGGAGGAGTCTGTTCCAAAGCAACACGAACTCCTTGAACAATACTGTCAACCTGTTCAGAAATAGCTTTTCTAATCTCTGCAGAAGTAATCAAAATATTCTGAGGTATTCCGGTCACAAGGTCACGACCTTTGACTTCCATTTCAATCTCTTCTTCAAGAGGAAATGCGGAACCTATTTTAATTTTGATACGCTCTGCGGTGCTTTCTCCGATCAACATGGAATACTTACGTTTTACATGCTGCATGATGGATTCATCCATCTTGTCTCCACCGACTCTTACAGAGCGGGCGTATACAATACCGGATAGAGAAATAACTGCTATTTCAGATGTTCCACCGCCGATATCAACTACCATATTGGAGGTAGGCTCGGTGATGGGAAGATCCGCTCCGATTGCTGCCGCCATGGGTTCTTCAATAAGATAAACCTCACGGGCTCCGGCACTCTGTGCGGACTCTTTAACAGCTCTCTTTTCAACCTGTGTTATGCCGGTAGGCACACAGATCATTATCCGGGGCCTAACCAGTCTACGGCTATTGTGGACTTTTGAAATGAAATGACGCAACATAGCTTCAGTTACTTCGAAGTCGGCGATAACACCGTCTTTCATTGGTCTGATCGCGACAATGTTACCGGGAGTTCTACCAAGCATTTTCTTGGCTTCCATCCCTACGGCGAGAACTTTACTTACGCCATTAACATCCCGCTTCACAGCGACAACCGAAGGTTCGCTGAGCATTACGCCTTTTCCCTTTACATAGACCAAGGTGTTTGCAGTACCAAGATCAATTGCAAGGTCATTGGAAAACGAGCCGAGTATCTTGTCAAATATAGATGCCATATTCTACTGGAAACTCCAAAAAAAATGTGATTCGAACGACGCCTCAGCAGACGCTAACTTTCCTTATATCAAAAGAAATTCCTCGGTAATAACTAGCAGAAGAAATTGCTACAGGCAACATATTACACCAATTACGCCAACCACTTCTTAACACTGTTAACACACTGTATATTTTGATATAAATAAAAAATAGTTTAATACACTGCCCCGATTCAGAATAAAAGGAGTCTTCATGTATCGTTTTTACGGGCTTGCTGCCCGACTAAGACAAAATTTCGGAAAAAGGGTCCAGAAAGTACCGCTGGACTTCGGATTTTCATGCCCCAATCGTGACGGAAATATTTCCACAAAAGGGTGTATTTTCTGCAACCCCCTCGGCTCTGGATCAGGCATGCACTCTCAGTCTACACCCATTCCTGAACAGTGGGATTTCTGGACGAAAAAATTTACCAGACTTTACAATGCAAAACTTTTTCTAGCCTACCTGCAATCCTACACCAACACGTATGGAACTTTGGAACAGGTAAAGTGCGCGTTTGATCAACTCCGGGATCTTCCCGGGCTTGCCGGCATATGTATAGGAACCCGTCCTGACTGCATTGATGCTGAAAAGCTCCAATTGATAAAAGATCTTAATCTGAAAGAAACATGGCTTGAACTGGGACTTCAAAGTTCAAATGATACAACTCTGGCTTTGATCAACAGAGGGCATGACGCAAAGTGTTTTGCTGACGCGGTTATACTTGCGGACTCATATGGAATCGAGGTCTGCGCACACGTTATCGCAGGATTGCCGGGAGAATCAAAGAAAGATTTCATTGCAACGGTTGAATTTATTAACAGTCTTCCTGTTTCCGGAATCAAACTTCATAATCTCTATATTAGTCAAGGCACTCCCTTGCAGGAAATGTATGACCGTGGGGAATTCACCCCTTTCTCCATGGAAGAATACCTTGATATGCTTGAAACTGCCGTATCCATTTTACGAACCGACATTGTTGTCCACAGACTGAATGCCGACCCTGCGCCGGGTGAACTGGTAGCGCCGGACTGGATTGAGCATAAAAGAAATGTTCAGAACGCGATTGATATGATGTTTGAAAACAACGATCTCTGGCAGGGTTGCGCAAGAGAGGACAGCCCGACGTCCCCACCGGAATGGTTTGGTCCTGACCACCTTCCACCCGGAAGAAAACGAAAAATATAAAGTTTAAAGCCCGTAACAAATTTATTTTGATACGGGCTTTCTTGCGAGACTAGGATGGAGAAAATTACCTAGCGAGCTTTTTCTGCATTCTAGCTCTGATATATATAGCCATCATATTCATACCCAGAACCAAAGTTATAAGGACAAGGGATGTTCCGTATTGAATATGTCTTGTTTTTTCAATTTCTGTTCCGGCTGTTGCCAGTACATATATATGATAGGGCAACGCCATTACATCATCAAAAAGAGATTCAGGCATTTCAGGGGTGAAAAAGACTGCGGCGGTAAACATAATCGCGGCAGTTTCCCCTGCGGCCCGTGAAAGCGTAAGAATTGCGCCAGTCAACATGCCGGGTAAAGCGGCGGGAAGAACAACCCTGTAAATGGTCTGCCATTTAGTAGCACCAAGCCCAAGCGAGGCTTCTCTATATGTTTGCGGAACAGAACGGAGAGCTTCCTCAGAAGCCCCGATAACAAGCGGTAAAGCCAGCGCCCCGAGCGTACATACTCCGGCCATAATGCTTACGCCCATTCCCATCACAGTTACAAATAACGACAAACCGAAAAGTCCGAACACAACTGAAGGAACTCCGGCAAGATTATTAATACCCAGTCTTAAAATCCGCACAAGTCTGGGTGATGTAGCGTATTCATTGAGATAAATTGCAGTGGCGATCCCCCAAGGCAATGCAACCATCAACGCTCCGTAACTGAGAACAATTGTTCCTACTATACATGGAAGGATTCCTCCCTCGGTCATTGAATTTCTGGGGTTTTCAGTCAAAAATTCCCAGCTCATTGCAGGCAATCCATAATATAGAACGAATCCACATATAATAAGTAAAGCCAGACCGTTAATAGCTGCGGCGGCTTTAAACAGCATGAAGACGACCTTCTGCACTTTCTCTCTCATGGAATAATTGCCTTGTTCAGGCTCCAGCATACCTTCACTTGCGACACACTCATTACCAAACATCAAATCAACCTGCTCTATAGTTTCAGCGGAGTTACTCATTATTATTCCCCGTTATTAAGTTTACTGACAGCTTCCACTAAAGAGTGGCTGAACCGACCTGCTTATATTTATGAGCGACATGATCGGCAATTAGATTGAAAACCATTGTGAACAAAAACAGCACCATACCGATGGCAAAAAGAGCATGGTAATGTTCACTGTGAAAAGGAGCTTCGCCCATTTCGGCCGCAATGGAAGCAGGCATCGGGCGTACCGGATCAAAAATAGAATTCGGAAGCATTCCCGCACCGCCCGCAACCATCAAAACAACCATGGTTTCCCCAATTGAACGGGCCATGCCCAGAATTATTCCTGTTGAAATACCCGACAATGATGCGGGAACCATAACTTTATAAATGCTCTGCCAGTGCGTAGCACCCAAAGCGAGTGATGCCTCTTTAAGTTCTGGAGGAACGGAATAAAGAGCGTCCTCTGAAATACTTGTGATAGTCGGAACAGCCATGAAAGCCAGCATCACCGAGGCATTGAAAAGATTAAGACCTACCGCAATATCAAAGGTTTCCTGTAAAAAAGGGGCTACAACTACCATCCCGAAAAAACCGATTACAACAGAAGGTAGAGCGGCCAGCATTTCAACTGCGGGTTTTACAATGTCACGCACCTTTGCAGGAGCAATCTCCGCAAGATAAATTGCGGTCATTACACCAAGCGGAATCGCGATGAGAGAGGATAACAAAGTAACCGCTCCGGACCCGACAATAAGCGGCCATATACCGAATGCGGCAGGTTCGTCAGTCGGGTACCATTCAACTCCGAAAATAAAATCTTTTACCGAAACAAAGTTGAACACCGGAAGCCCTTCAATGAATAAGAACGCCATAATCAGAAACAGAACGAGTATTGAAGTAAAAGCTGTTACCAGAAAAGCAGAATGGATTAACCGCTCTGTTGAACGACGACTTAATTTGAGAGCTTTCAAGATAAAAAGAACCACTCCTGCAAAACCGAGAATAGAACTGAAAAGATACCATCCTCCAGCCCTCGATGAAATCATGTTCTCAGTGCTTTGCTTGATGAATATAAACAGTTCGGCATCTGCACCGTTCTTGTTTTTATTCATCACAGCCCGGTCAGAGCGAACATATGCGTAAATTTTATTTAACTCTGAATTAAGCTCCCTGACTCTCAGTTCATTTTCAGCCTCAGATAAACTTAAATCTTCTGAACCTTCCGCCACTTCATGAACTGACAGCATCATGACTTTCTTAAGCCCTCCAACAGAGCTCATTGAGTAGTCTCCCCTTTTAGCCACTTTTTCAGTAGCAGAAATAAAAATCTGTTCGGCTTCGGTAGAGCTGGAAAGTTTATACGCATAAACACCGCTCATCACCGCAAAAATTATTAATAATAAACAGATATTTCGGGACGTAATCACGACTATTCCCCTGATATAAAATTTGAATTAAATATAAATTACGCAATTATGAATTGTAAGACCGACAAATACTCCGGGAGGAAAAGTTTCCCGGAGTATTTTTTTGAATTCACTAAATTCCAAGCTGAACGATTATTATTTTACTGGTATAAATCCAATTTCAGCAGCTTGATTCTGGCCTGCCGGGCTCATCATGTAATCGATAAGTCCCTTGGCTTCACCGGCAGGAGCACCGGGAGTGTAGATATTAAGACCGCGGGAAATGGGGTAGGATTTATCTTTTGCGGTTTGAACTGAAGGAATTACGCCGTTAACAGAAACACCTTTGAGTTCTTTATTAAGGTAAGCAAGACCGACATAACCGATTGCTTTTTTATTCTTGGAAACAGCCTGTGCAACTGCTCCGTTTGATGCTTGAAGAAGAGCTCCAGGGAACACGCGGCTTTTCAGTCCGGTAGCGCGCATGACTTTAGATTTCCAGCAATCATAAGTACCGGAAGAAGTGTCACGTGAAATTACAACAATCTGATCATCAGCGCCGCCAACTTCTTTCCAATTAGTAATTTTACCGGTGTAAATTCCGTGAAGCTGTTCAACGCTGAGTCCGGAAACGGGATTGGCCGGATTAACAACTGGAACGATGCAATCAAGCGCTACTATAAACTGAACAGGCTTGCGTCCGTTATCAATTGCTTTCTGAATTTCTGCGGGTTTCATGTCACGGGACATCATCGCGATATCAGTTGTTCCGTCGATAAGAGCTTTTGCGCCGTTACTTGATCCGCCACCTGAAATTGAAATTGATACATTAGGATTTGCAGCCATAAAAGTTTCAACAGATTTCTGCATCAATGGCAGAACAGTAGTAGAACCTTTAACTTGGATTGATCCTGCAAAAGCTGATCCTGTAAACGCCATTACCATCATTGCTACTAAGGCGATAATTCTAGATTTCATTTTTTTCCTCTGAATTTGGATTTTTGCAGACGCAGTTTCACCGTGTCCGTTTTTGTCGTTGAGATAGGGTCTATCTGAATTTGGTTACAAACCTGTGACAACAAAGAGAAAGGTAGGTTACAGAAGAATTTATATTCAATTTATCAAGTTTCTGATGCTGGCATACACCTTGCTTACTTCCCTTTAATTATCAAAACCTAAGGCGGAGTAATTTCATTGAAGATCAAATATGCCATAGTCGGCGCGGGTCCAACGGGACTAGGTGCGGCTAGAAGACTAAAAGAGCTGGGTGAAAAATCATTCATTGTACTGGAAAAAAATTCCCATGCAGGCGGACTTGCGTCCAGTTTCACCGATGAAAAAGGGTTCACTTGGGATATCGGCGGGCATGTGGTTTTTTCTCATTATGAATATTACGATCAACTGTTGTCTGAGATTCTGGTAGATGAATATTTAGAACATCTACGCGAATCATGGATAAGAGCCGCTAAAGCATGGGTTCCATACCCTTTTCAAAATAATATAAGGCACTTACCTAATCTTAAAAAATGGGAATGTGTTAGAGGACTTCTTCCCGGTGTACGGTCCGAAGAAGCTCCCTCAAACTTTTTTGAGTGGATTAACAATACCTTCGGTGAAGGCATCGCTAAACATTTTATGCTTCCATATAATTATAAGGTATGGGCTACGCCTCCTGAATTAATGTCATTTTCGTGGATTGGAGAAAGAGTAAGCGTTATTGATCTTAAAACAGTCATAAAAAATATTATCCTTGAACGGGATCAGCTTTCATGGGGGCCTAACAATAAATTTCGTTTCCCTCTGAAAGGCGGAACAGGGTCAATTTATCGTAAACTGGCAGAAACGGTGAGCAGTCATATTTTATACAACACCAATGTAGCTTCAATTGATCAGAAAAATAAAATTATTTACGATTCAAAGGGCAACTCATTTGAATATGAATATCTGTTAAGTACTGGACCGATTGATATTTTGATCAATAAATGGCTTGAAAAATCATCGAACACGCTTAGAAATGCAGCAGATATGCTTAAGCATAACAGCGTCATAGTCGTTGGAGTAGGTCTCTCTACATCAAAAAAAGATTCCCGGTGCTGGATGTATTTCCCTGAAGACGACAGTCCTTTTTACCGTGTCACCAATTTTCACAACTACTCACCCAACAACACCCCTATCCCCGGACAGGGACGGGCACTGATGTGTGAAGTTTCCTACTCAAATCATAAAAGAGTTGATCACAATCAAATAATTAAAAAAGTGGAAGATGGATTGATCAACACTGCGATGATTAATGAAGAAGACAGAAAAAATATTATATCCCGCTGGTCAATAAATGTGGATTACGGCTATCCCATACCTTGCCTGCAACGCGATGAAGCGTTAATGATTTTGCAGCCTGCACTTGAATCCATGGACATCTATTCCCGAGGCCGCTTCGGAGGCTGGAAATATGAAGTCTCAAACATGGACCACTCAGTAATGCAGGGTGTCGAATGGGCTGAGAGAATGATTAATGGACAGCCCGAAACCACTTACAGGATAAGCTAATCATATGACCATATCTGCCGCCACCTATGAAAAAAGGCGGGAAAATGTCCGTAAACGTCTTAATGATCGCGGACTGCCTCCTTTATTGGTAAATTTTGCTGCCAACCGTTATTATCTCAGTGGATTTGAACTTCACGACTCGCAGTGCAACGAAACTTCCGGATGGCTCATAATCTGCCCTGATGGAAAAGATTTTCTTCTGACTGACCCAAGATACTTTGATGCTGCGCGCAGAATCTGGAATGAAGATGATGTTTTCATTTATTCCGGGCGTAAATTTGATGCTCTTAAAGGGTTTTTCAAATCAAACTCTATTTCCAGTCTCGCTTACGATCCTAAATCGATAAATATTTTCGAACACGAAAAACTTACCGAACTTTGTGAACTTAAGCCTGTTTCAGGGCTGATTGAAGAACTTCGTCTGATTAAAGATGATGAAGAAATCCGTTTGATGGAAGAATCGTGTGCTCTTAACCATAAAGTATACGAACTTATTGAACCGAAACTTCAGGAAGGACGCACAGAAGCTGAAATATCATGGGAAATTGAACAGCTTTTCAGAAATAACGGAGCTTCCGGACTATCCTTCCCCTCCATTGTTGGTGTCGGCCCGAACGCAGCTCTTCCGCATGCATGCCCGGGTGATACAAAACTTCGCGAAGGTGAACTGATTCTCATCGATATGGGCTGCAGACTTGGCGATTATTGTTCCGACCAGACCAGAACTTTTTATATCGGGGACAACCCCTCTGAACGCTTTTTAACTGTGCGCTCACAGGTACAGGAAGCTCAGATGGCAGCAATTAACATTCTGCGCCCCGGCCTTCCGATTCAGCACGCCTACCACACAGCAAAAGCTGTTTTTGAAAAATACGGTGTAGATAAATACTTTACACATTCTCTCGGACATGGTGTTGGACTTGAAACCCATGAACAACCAAGCATCAGCCCGATCGCAAAAGGCGAGCTTAGGCCCGGTATGATTGTCACGGTCGAACCCGGCCTTTACTACCCTGATTGGGGTGGCATCCGTTGGGAACATATGGTCCTTATTACTGAAGACGGCCATAAAGTTCTATAATTATTGAGCAGGGTTCTTCGGAACCCTGCTCGTTTTGATCACCACAAACCGGTTAAATCCACTCTGAATAAAATTATGGCCCGTAAAAGAAAATCACGTCCGCGCCCTCTTCCGGCACCACCAAAGTATTCAAGTCGTATCTATGTTCAGATGGCTCCATCTGACATTGCAATTTTTAGATTTTTTCTGGAAGCAATGGAGAATCTAGCCCTTTTCACTGTCGCCGACAGATTCAAAGGAGTGCTGATGCTTCGCTACAGCGCCCATCAGGAACGTGAATTCTTTGAATTTATGAATGACCTAAAAGAGGAGATTGATATTAAAATCCTCCCCAATCCATCTACCCCTTCATAAGTCCCTTCCCTATTACTAAATAGTCCGTTGATTCTCTTTTAATTCAAAATATGAATACATCTTCATGTTTGTTGACAATATGAATATGAACTATTATTCATATATTGTAAGATTGAAAATCATTCAACAAAAGAGCAGACAATGCCAAGAGCTCCTGTACAAAGTAGAAGTAAGGAAAAGAAACGGAAAATCATCGTAGCAGGGATGAAACTATTCTCTGACAAAGGTTTTCATAAGACAAGCATCAATGAAATTGTCGAGAATGCCGATGTATCGGTAGGTTCATTTTATGGATATTTTAAAAACAAAAAAGATCTGTTGATTGAAGTTTCGCAGGCATACGGGAACAGTATAATAAAAGGGATATACGGAAACATTGCAGAGGATGCCCCTGTATTAAAAGACGGACATAGTATCATCAGATACATCGTAAGTTCAGCAAAGCAGGCACATACGTTATCAACTGAATTGCACAGAGAAATGCTGGCCCTAAAGAACCGTGAACCGGAAATGGCTAAGCTCGACAAAAGAATTACTCTATCGTTTCAAGAAGGAATTGAAACGATACTTGTAAACTGCGGCAACAGAATCAAAGTGAAAGATATAAATACAGCTGCAAAACTGGTTGCAGGCGCAATAGAAGAAACTATGCACCACTGTTTTTTAGAAAATTTGGAAGAAAATCCGGAACACATCTTCAACGAACTGACTGAAATGTGTGCAGGATATTTATTTCATCCGGAAAAACAGTCCGAGTAAGACTATAAATCTATAACCTTAACATCTTTCGGATCGATCTCAACACCAAGGAATGCACCACCGACCGCGGCAAACCTTTTCGCTGAATCAGTTGCAAGAAACGAAATATGACCGAGCTGAGTGGAACAATTGCCAAGCTTTGATTCAGCAAGAATATTTTTAACAGTTTTAGCCGTTGTTTCCGCAGAATCCACAAGCTTAATCTTCTTTCCGGCGACATTTGCGATAGCACCGCGAAGCACTGGAAAATGAGTACATCCAAGGACTAAAGTATCCGGCCCCTCGTCTCCAAATTTTGCAAACAGCGGTTCTAAATAGCGGGCTGCAATGGCCTCAACCAGTTCACCTTCAGTCCATCCCTCTTCCGCAAGACCTACAAACAAAGGG
This window harbors:
- a CDS encoding DUF4911 domain-containing protein, yielding MARKRKSRPRPLPAPPKYSSRIYVQMAPSDIAIFRFFLEAMENLALFTVADRFKGVLMLRYSAHQEREFFEFMNDLKEEIDIKILPNPSTPS
- the pstA gene encoding phosphate ABC transporter permease PstA, whose amino-acid sequence is MLEPEQGNYSMREKVQKVVFMLFKAAAAINGLALLIICGFVLYYGLPAMSWEFLTENPRNSMTEGGILPCIVGTIVLSYGALMVALPWGIATAIYLNEYATSPRLVRILRLGINNLAGVPSVVFGLFGLSLFVTVMGMGVSIMAGVCTLGALALPLVIGASEEALRSVPQTYREASLGLGATKWQTIYRVVLPAALPGMLTGAILTLSRAAGETAAIMFTAAVFFTPEMPESLFDDVMALPYHIYVLATAGTEIEKTRHIQYGTSLVLITLVLGMNMMAIYIRARMQKKLAR
- a CDS encoding Xaa-Pro peptidase family protein, whose amino-acid sequence is MTISAATYEKRRENVRKRLNDRGLPPLLVNFAANRYYLSGFELHDSQCNETSGWLIICPDGKDFLLTDPRYFDAARRIWNEDDVFIYSGRKFDALKGFFKSNSISSLAYDPKSINIFEHEKLTELCELKPVSGLIEELRLIKDDEEIRLMEESCALNHKVYELIEPKLQEGRTEAEISWEIEQLFRNNGASGLSFPSIVGVGPNAALPHACPGDTKLREGELILIDMGCRLGDYCSDQTRTFYIGDNPSERFLTVRSQVQEAQMAAINILRPGLPIQHAYHTAKAVFEKYGVDKYFTHSLGHGVGLETHEQPSISPIAKGELRPGMIVTVEPGLYYPDWGGIRWEHMVLITEDGHKVL
- a CDS encoding TetR/AcrR family transcriptional regulator, whose amino-acid sequence is MPRAPVQSRSKEKKRKIIVAGMKLFSDKGFHKTSINEIVENADVSVGSFYGYFKNKKDLLIEVSQAYGNSIIKGIYGNIAEDAPVLKDGHSIIRYIVSSAKQAHTLSTELHREMLALKNREPEMAKLDKRITLSFQEGIETILVNCGNRIKVKDINTAAKLVAGAIEETMHHCFLENLEENPEHIFNELTEMCAGYLFHPEKQSE
- a CDS encoding rod shape-determining protein — translated: MASIFDKILGSFSNDLAIDLGTANTLVYVKGKGVMLSEPSVVAVKRDVNGVSKVLAVGMEAKKMLGRTPGNIVAIRPMKDGVIADFEVTEAMLRHFISKVHNSRRLVRPRIMICVPTGITQVEKRAVKESAQSAGAREVYLIEEPMAAAIGADLPITEPTSNMVVDIGGGTSEIAVISLSGIVYARSVRVGGDKMDESIMQHVKRKYSMLIGESTAERIKIKIGSAFPLEEEIEMEVKGRDLVTGIPQNILITSAEIRKAISEQVDSIVQGVRVALEQTPPELAADIVDRGIVLTGGGALLKGLDQLLSQETHLPITVVDNPLNAVVIGSGKALEHLDIYKEVTID
- the mreC gene encoding rod shape-determining protein MreC, producing MKLKRTAIAIIVGLFIYLSLYSWNLRSGQLDRLADYTGLEIVKWSLWPGEWVLDRSVGFWDRYIYLVGLKEQNDQLSSQNNLMRLEIMTLREKAEEAERFQELLKFSPEEGWYVDGARVIAHRMGPSAALDSIILSKGAISGVVADTPVLTPLGVVGRVVQPGLSSSKALLITDLNSRISVRGQLHRSTGLLVGSGESETLNVKYMKLNAPVSEGEILVTSGLAGLYPPGLPIAKVVSVERSDISLFLKVEAVPLVDMENTEEVLLLHRNVADNSTSPEGN
- a CDS encoding PstS family phosphate ABC transporter substrate-binding protein, whose translation is MKSRIIALVAMMVMAFTGSAFAGSIQVKGSTTVLPLMQKSVETFMAANPNVSISISGGGSSNGAKALIDGTTDIAMMSRDMKPAEIQKAIDNGRKPVQFIVALDCIVPVVNPANPVSGLSVEQLHGIYTGKITNWKEVGGADDQIVVISRDTSSGTYDCWKSKVMRATGLKSRVFPGALLQASNGAVAQAVSKNKKAIGYVGLAYLNKELKGVSVNGVIPSVQTAKDKSYPISRGLNIYTPGAPAGEAKGLIDYMMSPAGQNQAAEIGFIPVK
- a CDS encoding NAD(P)/FAD-dependent oxidoreductase — protein: MKIKYAIVGAGPTGLGAARRLKELGEKSFIVLEKNSHAGGLASSFTDEKGFTWDIGGHVVFSHYEYYDQLLSEILVDEYLEHLRESWIRAAKAWVPYPFQNNIRHLPNLKKWECVRGLLPGVRSEEAPSNFFEWINNTFGEGIAKHFMLPYNYKVWATPPELMSFSWIGERVSVIDLKTVIKNIILERDQLSWGPNNKFRFPLKGGTGSIYRKLAETVSSHILYNTNVASIDQKNKIIYDSKGNSFEYEYLLSTGPIDILINKWLEKSSNTLRNAADMLKHNSVIVVGVGLSTSKKDSRCWMYFPEDDSPFYRVTNFHNYSPNNTPIPGQGRALMCEVSYSNHKRVDHNQIIKKVEDGLINTAMINEEDRKNIISRWSINVDYGYPIPCLQRDEALMILQPALESMDIYSRGRFGGWKYEVSNMDHSVMQGVEWAERMINGQPETTYRIS
- a CDS encoding TIGR01212 family radical SAM protein (This family includes YhcC from E. coli K-12, an uncharacterized radical SAM protein.) produces the protein MYRFYGLAARLRQNFGKRVQKVPLDFGFSCPNRDGNISTKGCIFCNPLGSGSGMHSQSTPIPEQWDFWTKKFTRLYNAKLFLAYLQSYTNTYGTLEQVKCAFDQLRDLPGLAGICIGTRPDCIDAEKLQLIKDLNLKETWLELGLQSSNDTTLALINRGHDAKCFADAVILADSYGIEVCAHVIAGLPGESKKDFIATVEFINSLPVSGIKLHNLYISQGTPLQEMYDRGEFTPFSMEEYLDMLETAVSILRTDIVVHRLNADPAPGELVAPDWIEHKRNVQNAIDMMFENNDLWQGCAREDSPTSPPEWFGPDHLPPGRKRKI
- the pstC gene encoding phosphate ABC transporter permease subunit PstC translates to MKALKLSRRSTERLIHSAFLVTAFTSILVLFLIMAFLFIEGLPVFNFVSVKDFIFGVEWYPTDEPAAFGIWPLIVGSGAVTLLSSLIAIPLGVMTAIYLAEIAPAKVRDIVKPAVEMLAALPSVVIGFFGMVVVAPFLQETFDIAVGLNLFNASVMLAFMAVPTITSISEDALYSVPPELKEASLALGATHWQSIYKVMVPASLSGISTGIILGMARSIGETMVVLMVAGGAGMLPNSIFDPVRPMPASIAAEMGEAPFHSEHYHALFAIGMVLFLFTMVFNLIADHVAHKYKQVGSATL